The following coding sequences are from one Paenibacillus tundrae window:
- a CDS encoding sensor histidine kinase — protein MRESLRMGSRAIWLYIVAAIVVGSVAGYFVLSVPDSPKFQSEAGVLDLTQVQVSTNPQKLTGEWAFYWKELLSPEDIRVRTERDGNQDHWISIPSSWLGYPLEGQQLSGTGYATYRLVIQLSEQDRNQRLALRLPSIFHAYKLWVNGELLTEVGEVGQDKRSMTPHLGTKLLFFQPENDTVELVMQVANFNHKRGGITKVIELGGSNVLTVKTNLKIAADMFITASLLVIGIYNLLLFMLRRKDKAPLYFGLFTVLFGIRSLLGGEIMITQWFPQFPWELQFKMEYLILCVSGYIITMYFDCIFPHYVSRWFRLSTRIVTGAFCILVVITPALIYTKLLLAIGVMVVLHMVYLMVGLVQAAMRRMEGALIFLLVSMVTLVTVVNDFLYYSGWSVIGNTAPLGLLIFTFAQMILLSSRFTKTATNEERIARELQNANDKLVEMNMNLERTVQERTQALSTAHDDLRTSYDRLLHSEQGRKKLLAYITHDLRMPLSSMLGYVEAVQDRVKPERNEQYLKYIRENTIRINRMIEELSFLSHLETGQVSYRMEPVQIISFLRHFYEQYELVVRDAGLDFIIDFGDVEDQFPNLPIVEMDAKRVDQALFNLVSNAMKFTSRGGQVRIALAVNEVNQTGQAIISIQDSGIGIPPDQLEQIFERNYRYDQPGLGKGTEGTGLGLAICREIILAQGGTVRAESDGKLGATFYVTLPCIEREGRG, from the coding sequence ATGAGAGAGAGTCTTAGAATGGGTTCTCGTGCGATCTGGCTTTATATCGTTGCGGCCATTGTTGTGGGCTCGGTTGCAGGTTACTTCGTTCTCTCTGTGCCGGACTCTCCTAAGTTCCAAAGTGAAGCAGGTGTTCTGGATTTAACGCAGGTTCAAGTCAGTACGAATCCGCAAAAGTTAACAGGGGAGTGGGCGTTTTACTGGAAAGAGCTTTTGTCGCCTGAGGATATCCGAGTTCGTACAGAAAGGGATGGGAACCAGGATCACTGGATCAGCATCCCGAGTTCCTGGCTAGGCTATCCTTTAGAGGGTCAGCAGCTGAGCGGTACAGGATATGCAACCTATCGCCTGGTCATCCAACTGAGCGAGCAGGATCGGAATCAGCGCCTTGCTCTGCGACTACCTTCGATTTTCCATGCCTACAAATTATGGGTGAACGGAGAACTGTTGACTGAAGTTGGTGAGGTAGGCCAGGACAAGCGTAGCATGACTCCGCATCTGGGAACGAAGCTGCTGTTTTTTCAACCTGAAAACGATACGGTAGAACTGGTTATGCAAGTGGCTAATTTCAATCATAAGCGTGGCGGTATAACTAAGGTTATAGAATTAGGTGGCAGTAACGTATTAACGGTTAAGACAAATCTGAAAATCGCTGCAGACATGTTCATCACGGCAAGCCTGCTGGTCATTGGCATATATAATCTGCTGTTGTTCATGCTGCGACGTAAGGACAAGGCTCCGTTATATTTTGGTCTGTTCACTGTGTTGTTTGGTATTCGCTCTTTGTTAGGCGGAGAGATCATGATTACACAATGGTTTCCGCAGTTTCCTTGGGAATTGCAGTTCAAGATGGAGTATCTGATTCTTTGCGTTAGCGGTTATATCATCACCATGTATTTTGATTGTATTTTTCCGCATTATGTGTCGCGATGGTTTCGTCTGAGTACCCGAATCGTAACTGGCGCATTCTGTATTCTTGTTGTGATAACTCCTGCACTGATATATACAAAATTATTGCTGGCGATCGGTGTAATGGTTGTTTTACATATGGTTTATCTGATGGTCGGGCTGGTTCAAGCAGCTATGCGACGTATGGAGGGAGCATTGATCTTTCTCTTGGTGTCGATGGTTACGTTGGTCACGGTTGTAAATGATTTTTTATATTACAGCGGATGGTCGGTGATCGGAAATACAGCCCCGCTTGGCTTATTGATATTCACGTTCGCACAGATGATTTTACTCTCTTCGAGATTTACGAAGACAGCAACGAATGAGGAGAGAATTGCACGTGAATTGCAGAATGCGAACGACAAGCTAGTTGAAATGAATATGAATTTGGAACGAACCGTGCAGGAACGCACTCAGGCTTTATCTACAGCTCATGATGATCTGCGTACTTCGTATGACCGGTTACTTCACTCTGAGCAAGGAAGGAAGAAGCTACTCGCCTATATTACGCATGACCTGCGTATGCCGCTGTCCAGCATGCTTGGGTACGTAGAAGCTGTGCAGGACAGAGTCAAGCCGGAGCGGAATGAACAATATCTGAAGTATATTCGGGAGAACACGATCAGGATTAACCGCATGATTGAGGAGTTATCCTTCTTATCACACTTGGAGACTGGACAAGTCTCATACCGAATGGAGCCGGTTCAGATCATTTCCTTCTTGCGTCATTTCTATGAACAGTATGAGCTGGTAGTGCGTGATGCAGGATTGGATTTTATAATAGATTTCGGAGATGTGGAAGATCAATTCCCTAACTTGCCTATTGTCGAGATGGATGCAAAAAGAGTAGATCAGGCCTTATTTAACCTAGTGTCGAACGCCATGAAGTTCACCTCCAGAGGAGGGCAGGTGCGTATTGCCCTAGCTGTGAACGAGGTGAATCAGACTGGGCAGGCGATCATTAGCATACAGGATTCTGGAATAGGTATTCCTCCGGATCAGCTGGAGCAAATTTTCGAACGTAACTACAGATACGATCAACCGGGGTTGGGTAAGGGCACTGAGGGTACTGGACTGGGGCTAGCCATTTGCAGAGAAATCATACTTGCACAGGGCGGAACAGTTCGAGCGGAGAGTGACGGTAAGTTGGGAGCGACATTCTATGTAACGCTTCCTTGTATTGAGAGGGAAGGAAGGGGATGA
- a CDS encoding leucine-rich repeat domain-containing protein, with protein MAFIQLKCPNCNGKIEPKGERLFKCPFCETELLLQENNVYHVDQSVHHYHGTAVPTRPVRSKPKRNGLLAGLLVLALSVYFIWIFANQGSGGGVSQSHVVRTEPESEVLQLFLRDIFDKTETAPSSEELASIRFLSVDKADDRWRFRYSFDDPFTNEQPEWKEYVVTDKVLNTQRMEQKDFEAFSGLTGLDLNGEYEITQTRDMSFSHMKNLKSYSSGFNESFHVFASYFGDKSRIQQLTTQIRSNEEMAQLLEFSNLQNLSITYVDESVTDFQILQQLPLRSLAITTIDDLGWLSTLPSLESLSIGTSEATDFSSLYALSQMEELTFDNVRNLRTLDFVASMPKLHTLDVNQASLVSLEPLRNKASLTRLRLADAGAQETLQVINSLSSLSSLTVSGYYSTAPELNLPRVTELALPSSFVPLLHAPVVSHLTVNLNSNGISGGDVIRFPQLEELSLLESGSFTQVKALNWLPKLRILNASETSFYGETRELFQLSNLTSLECLECTFQLEGEAPYDNGVLEQLNLNKSYFSLDNNHVDDLERITPYLTGLTEIRSFTLQDSSIQTLDFVKRWKQLEILHVENNAISNLNPLSALTSLRKVYIAGNPVQNKTILGDRIAVY; from the coding sequence GTGGCATTTATTCAACTGAAATGTCCGAATTGCAATGGTAAGATAGAGCCTAAAGGGGAAAGGTTGTTCAAATGTCCGTTCTGTGAGACGGAACTGCTGCTCCAGGAAAATAACGTATACCATGTAGATCAATCCGTCCACCATTATCACGGGACAGCTGTTCCAACCAGACCTGTCAGGTCAAAACCAAAACGGAACGGCTTGCTAGCGGGTTTGCTGGTTCTTGCTCTTTCCGTCTATTTTATATGGATTTTCGCCAATCAGGGAAGTGGAGGAGGGGTAAGCCAATCTCATGTTGTACGAACAGAGCCTGAAAGCGAGGTGCTGCAACTCTTCTTGAGAGACATCTTTGATAAGACGGAGACTGCGCCGTCGTCAGAGGAACTTGCTAGCATTCGTTTTTTATCCGTGGATAAAGCGGATGACCGATGGCGGTTCAGGTACAGCTTCGACGATCCCTTCACAAACGAGCAGCCAGAATGGAAAGAATATGTCGTGACAGATAAAGTGCTGAATACCCAGCGAATGGAGCAGAAGGATTTCGAAGCGTTTTCGGGTCTGACGGGGCTGGACTTAAATGGGGAGTATGAAATAACCCAGACGAGAGACATGAGCTTCAGTCATATGAAGAATTTGAAAAGTTATTCGTCTGGCTTCAACGAATCGTTCCATGTATTCGCCTCTTATTTCGGTGACAAGAGCCGCATTCAGCAATTAACGACTCAGATACGCAGCAATGAAGAAATGGCGCAATTGCTTGAATTTTCCAATCTACAGAATTTAAGCATTACATACGTTGATGAATCGGTTACCGATTTTCAAATACTGCAGCAGCTACCACTCCGTTCACTTGCGATTACAACTATAGACGATCTGGGCTGGTTGTCCACGCTTCCTTCTCTGGAATCATTAAGTATCGGCACCAGTGAAGCGACTGACTTCAGCAGTCTGTATGCACTCAGCCAAATGGAAGAGTTAACGTTTGACAACGTGCGGAATTTGAGGACGCTCGATTTTGTAGCCAGCATGCCTAAGTTGCATACTCTGGATGTAAATCAGGCCAGCCTTGTTAGTCTGGAGCCATTGCGGAACAAAGCATCACTCACCAGGCTGAGGCTTGCGGATGCAGGAGCTCAGGAGACGCTGCAAGTAATCAACAGCCTGAGTTCGTTGTCTTCGCTTACGGTGTCTGGTTACTACAGCACGGCGCCAGAGCTCAATCTCCCCCGTGTAACGGAGTTGGCGCTGCCTTCCTCCTTCGTGCCGCTCCTTCATGCACCCGTGGTTAGTCACTTAACCGTTAATCTGAACAGCAACGGGATCAGCGGTGGCGATGTGATACGGTTCCCGCAGCTAGAGGAGCTTTCATTGTTGGAGTCAGGCAGCTTTACTCAGGTGAAGGCGTTGAATTGGCTGCCGAAGCTGCGCATATTGAACGCTAGCGAGACATCCTTTTACGGGGAAACGCGGGAACTTTTTCAACTATCGAATCTTACATCACTTGAATGCTTGGAGTGTACGTTCCAGCTGGAGGGAGAAGCTCCTTATGATAACGGCGTACTGGAGCAGTTGAATTTAAATAAATCGTATTTCTCTCTCGATAACAATCATGTTGACGATTTGGAACGGATAACGCCCTACCTGACAGGTTTAACAGAGATACGTTCCTTTACTCTACAGGACAGTTCCATCCAAACGCTTGATTTCGTAAAACGCTGGAAACAGCTGGAGATACTACACGTAGAGAATAATGCGATATCCAATCTCAACCCGCTAAGCGCGCTTACCTCTTTAAGAAAGGTCTACATCGCGGGTAATCCAGTTCAGAACAAGACGATCTTGGGGGATAGGATTGCCGTCTATTAG
- a CDS encoding response regulator transcription factor: MGTYKIMIVDDDPHICEIVQVYCDREGFISTFSHSGTEAMKLLTTFEPDLIVLDILLANENGIDWCRNARNFTSAPIVFLSSQEEDEVKISALTYGGDDYVTKPFSPGVLMAKIKAHLRRVSSGRREQLLELPGLTLDFYTQSVNIGGKAVFLSKKEFSLLSYMAQNVNRVISVDTLFQIIWGMESLEDTRTVAVHISNLRKKIENDPAEPERIITVRGSGYMLVANNAS; encoded by the coding sequence ATGGGCACTTACAAAATAATGATCGTCGATGATGATCCCCATATATGCGAGATTGTTCAGGTATATTGCGACAGGGAGGGGTTTATCTCCACCTTCAGTCATAGCGGGACGGAAGCGATGAAGCTGCTTACAACGTTTGAGCCGGATTTGATTGTACTGGACATATTGCTGGCTAATGAGAACGGTATTGATTGGTGCAGGAATGCGCGTAATTTTACGAGTGCGCCGATTGTTTTCCTGAGCAGCCAGGAAGAAGACGAAGTGAAAATTAGCGCATTAACCTATGGTGGAGACGATTATGTGACCAAGCCGTTCAGTCCAGGTGTGCTCATGGCCAAGATCAAGGCGCACCTCCGTAGAGTGTCGTCAGGCAGAAGGGAGCAATTGCTAGAATTGCCCGGTCTGACCTTGGATTTCTATACACAGTCTGTCAACATAGGCGGGAAAGCGGTCTTTTTGTCCAAAAAGGAATTCAGTCTGCTATCCTACATGGCACAAAACGTGAATCGTGTCATCAGTGTGGATACATTGTTTCAAATCATCTGGGGCATGGAAAGTCTGGAGGATACGAGAACGGTCGCAGTACACATTAGTAATTTACGCAAAAAAATCGAGAATGACCCAGCCGAGCCTGAGCGGATCATTACAGTTCGGGGGAGCGGGTATATGTTGGTTGCTAACAATGCGTCATAA
- a CDS encoding S-layer homology domain-containing protein, with the protein MNREKCLKNVSRMLVVIMLLSVFTFAPVQADAAEDEMTVDINMTVELNDLIAQAEALKVGNQEFPLQVSQSGDGSDVNQAFPWVNVNELQDLDHALEYARDALTPTSEAIASLQEAIVNFTETIKSDGSDPYFRLDPGTGKLPVKITEPTNDWSAKNPPLDNRVPADFAGGTFTMIPYPFADSQGKADVLQINYVHDGTGNFGGMSIQSPLSPSVHVPEGATIDFDVYYPKSAQGKFMRWRLRNAGSDIDAYLRDYDYNNLNPDWTGSYNGETWLLKHHSITATTGMSSNFILELHGENGRPAETSMLLVGNIKITEPDPNGVPLPSVVNKENQSAVTPLKDIYNRDNGKFMVGTIGTGAVTGTRANHYEIFVDGNNLKADATHPRGPSWLKSVTDEALIGATTTPGIGEYSFPTNSYQAIRDSGTPGQYKSHGHVLAWYNQAPAWMRQMIPATITLGYNGTTDYYGLGNGVTTTVKVDKEMARRVQFNHTMYVMRHFLTTDTKYGSSISRGVIPFHSWDVLNEEVHESRHSETIPEDPNSWRQTLKNTNWLAAMSDDVIGGDISEHYIYLLFKYAHIAAPNTQMAEAYKANYADLPEYMKLDGNDDAGSIDAYIVNDPPKLTYNDYDISNRTKARTVYNMVRALNTAWLSDPLYDGRPLIEDVGIQGHDSIGKTLASDNQYAVALYASLIDQGLLSGIAYSELDLKMPTTTPGGGAVAPATLNVRQSDALGYQYALLYKMFDKFSPYMDHIISWGVAGSGWQGSYVLFDSQSNANAGYYGAANPDRFILGHSYLDEFYEGEYEKIQNNEIDLGDLGIYTPRDNVNVNLNLSGLTLSSGTLQPTFDAATTQYAVSLQDANNINVIATAADNRATIKVNGTVVASGTASEAISLTPGTVTNINVEVTAANGTVNTYTIKVTNGKTETPSIPSNPSNPSNPSNPSNPNTPSTPAPAPTVVQNETVTPQTTVKNGTTAVLTLDLAKAKELLAQNATIDIPVAQGVNAYEVGLPAVALTGGTKDDKLTLSTELGDVIISGNMLTGIAESSKEVTLKIAKSDKSKLPAEVKEDLGDRPFIQLTLTVDGEETVWNNPSAPVTISLPYKLTADEQKNHEMIVVWDIDGNGDVVTLPSGRYDPKTDRVTFTTTHFNSYAVAYVSKTFTDLGKTTWARKAVEVLASKEILKTEGNVFNPSTDITRADFLYSLVRALGLTAKVNGNFSDVQENAYYYNEIAIAKALGIVNGLDNDRFGGDNKISRQDMMVLTERALKLEKKLNNQGTAANLEKFSDQSQIAPYAVDSVATLINEGLIEGSNNKVNPRGNTTKAEAAVFLYRLYNK; encoded by the coding sequence ATGAATCGTGAAAAATGTTTAAAAAACGTTTCCCGCATGCTCGTAGTCATCATGTTGCTCTCCGTATTTACATTTGCTCCTGTCCAAGCTGATGCGGCTGAAGACGAAATGACCGTTGATATTAATATGACTGTGGAACTGAACGATCTCATTGCTCAAGCTGAGGCTCTCAAGGTTGGCAACCAGGAATTCCCGCTTCAAGTTAGTCAGTCTGGCGATGGCTCTGATGTGAATCAAGCTTTTCCCTGGGTTAATGTCAATGAACTTCAAGATCTTGATCATGCGCTTGAGTATGCGCGTGATGCGCTGACTCCCACAAGCGAGGCTATAGCTAGCCTTCAAGAAGCCATAGTGAATTTCACTGAAACGATCAAATCGGACGGCTCAGATCCCTATTTTCGTCTTGATCCAGGTACGGGGAAGCTACCTGTAAAAATTACAGAGCCCACCAATGATTGGTCTGCCAAAAATCCACCACTCGATAATCGTGTTCCCGCAGACTTTGCTGGAGGCACATTCACAATGATTCCGTATCCTTTTGCAGATTCCCAAGGTAAAGCTGATGTTCTTCAGATCAATTACGTCCATGACGGGACAGGCAACTTCGGCGGGATGTCCATTCAGTCCCCCTTGTCACCGAGTGTACATGTCCCTGAAGGCGCAACGATTGATTTTGATGTGTATTATCCCAAGAGCGCTCAAGGTAAATTTATGAGATGGAGGCTCAGAAATGCTGGCTCTGACATCGATGCATACCTCAGAGATTACGATTATAACAACCTTAACCCTGACTGGACTGGTAGCTACAACGGTGAAACCTGGTTGTTGAAGCACCACAGTATTACCGCTACCACAGGCATGTCCTCTAACTTCATTCTTGAGCTCCATGGTGAGAACGGACGTCCTGCAGAAACCAGTATGCTTCTTGTCGGCAATATCAAAATAACCGAACCCGACCCTAACGGAGTTCCACTTCCGAGCGTAGTCAACAAGGAAAACCAGAGTGCAGTAACGCCTTTAAAGGATATTTACAATAGGGACAATGGCAAGTTCATGGTCGGTACGATTGGAACCGGAGCAGTAACCGGAACGAGAGCCAATCATTATGAAATCTTTGTCGATGGCAATAATCTCAAAGCCGATGCTACGCATCCCCGCGGTCCAAGCTGGTTGAAAAGTGTTACTGACGAGGCTCTGATCGGCGCAACCACCACTCCTGGTATAGGAGAATACAGTTTTCCGACCAACTCTTATCAAGCAATCAGAGATTCTGGAACTCCCGGACAGTACAAGTCCCACGGCCACGTTCTAGCATGGTATAACCAGGCTCCTGCATGGATGAGACAAATGATTCCTGCGACCATTACGTTGGGATACAATGGCACAACCGATTACTACGGATTGGGTAACGGTGTTACAACCACGGTTAAAGTAGACAAAGAAATGGCCAGAAGAGTGCAGTTTAACCACACCATGTATGTAATGCGGCACTTCCTGACTACAGATACGAAGTATGGCTCAAGCATATCCCGAGGAGTAATTCCGTTTCATTCATGGGATGTACTCAATGAAGAGGTTCACGAAAGCCGTCACAGCGAGACGATTCCTGAGGACCCGAACAGCTGGAGACAGACACTCAAAAACACCAACTGGCTTGCTGCAATGTCGGATGATGTGATTGGCGGCGATATCTCCGAGCATTACATTTACTTGCTGTTCAAATACGCGCACATCGCCGCACCTAATACCCAGATGGCGGAGGCTTACAAAGCCAATTACGCTGACCTTCCCGAGTATATGAAGCTCGATGGAAATGACGATGCAGGAAGTATTGACGCGTACATTGTCAACGATCCTCCAAAGCTGACTTACAACGATTACGATATCTCTAATCGTACCAAGGCGAGAACGGTATACAACATGGTTCGCGCGCTGAACACCGCATGGCTCTCTGATCCACTATATGACGGAAGACCTCTTATTGAAGACGTTGGTATTCAAGGACATGATTCGATTGGGAAGACCCTTGCAAGCGATAACCAATATGCCGTAGCTCTCTATGCTTCTCTCATTGACCAAGGTCTTCTGTCCGGGATCGCGTATTCAGAACTTGACCTTAAGATGCCAACGACTACCCCAGGTGGTGGTGCCGTTGCTCCTGCAACGCTTAATGTCAGACAATCGGATGCCCTGGGTTATCAGTATGCGTTGCTGTACAAAATGTTCGACAAGTTCTCTCCGTACATGGATCATATTATCAGTTGGGGCGTGGCTGGTTCAGGATGGCAGGGAAGCTATGTACTGTTTGACAGTCAGAGCAATGCCAATGCCGGCTACTATGGAGCCGCGAATCCAGACAGATTTATTCTTGGACATTCATATCTGGATGAATTCTATGAAGGTGAATACGAGAAAATCCAGAACAATGAAATCGATCTTGGCGATCTCGGAATCTATACACCCCGCGATAATGTGAATGTGAACCTTAATCTCAGCGGATTGACACTGAGTAGTGGAACACTGCAACCGACTTTCGACGCAGCAACGACCCAATACGCTGTTTCCTTGCAGGATGCTAATAACATTAACGTAATTGCGACAGCAGCGGACAACAGGGCAACCATTAAAGTGAATGGTACAGTTGTTGCTAGTGGTACAGCTTCCGAAGCCATATCACTGACACCTGGTACAGTAACAAACATCAATGTAGAGGTAACAGCTGCCAATGGTACGGTAAATACGTATACGATAAAAGTAACAAATGGCAAGACGGAGACTCCGTCTATCCCGTCTAATCCATCGAACCCATCGAACCCATCGAACCCATCAAATCCAAATACACCTTCAACGCCGGCACCAGCACCAACAGTTGTTCAGAATGAGACAGTGACCCCGCAGACAACGGTGAAGAATGGAACGACAGCTGTTTTAACACTGGATCTGGCCAAGGCAAAGGAGCTGCTGGCGCAAAATGCCACCATAGACATACCTGTGGCGCAAGGCGTGAATGCATATGAGGTGGGTTTGCCTGCTGTGGCACTGACAGGTGGAACAAAGGATGATAAGCTGACGCTTTCGACTGAATTAGGTGACGTTATAATATCAGGCAACATGTTGACCGGCATAGCTGAAAGTAGCAAGGAAGTGACTCTGAAAATTGCAAAAAGCGACAAGTCGAAGCTCCCGGCGGAAGTAAAGGAGGATCTCGGAGATAGGCCGTTCATACAGCTTACGCTTACGGTTGACGGTGAAGAAACCGTCTGGAATAATCCAAGTGCGCCTGTAACGATATCCTTACCTTACAAGCTGACTGCGGACGAACAGAAAAATCACGAAATGATCGTTGTATGGGACATCGACGGAAATGGTGATGTGGTTACATTACCGAGCGGACGTTATGATCCGAAGACGGATCGGGTAACCTTCACAACAACTCATTTCAACAGTTACGCGGTAGCTTACGTATCCAAGACATTCACTGATCTCGGAAAAACCACATGGGCAAGAAAGGCAGTCGAAGTCCTTGCTTCCAAGGAGATTCTCAAGACAGAAGGAAATGTATTCAATCCGTCAACCGATATAACAAGAGCAGATTTCTTGTATTCTCTTGTTAGGGCACTAGGATTGACCGCAAAGGTAAATGGCAATTTCAGTGATGTACAGGAGAATGCTTACTACTATAATGAAATTGCAATCGCCAAAGCCCTTGGTATTGTGAATGGCCTAGACAATGATAGATTTGGTGGCGATAACAAGATCTCAAGGCAGGACATGATGGTTTTGACTGAAAGAGCCTTGAAACTTGAGAAAAAGCTGAATAATCAAGGGACAGCTGCAAACCTGGAGAAATTCTCCGATCAGTCCCAAATTGCTCCCTATGCGGTGGATAGTGTAGCTACCTTGATTAATGAAGGGTTGATCGAAGGCAGCAATAACAAAGTCAATCCGCGAGGAAACACAACCAAAGCGGAAGCTGCGGTATTCCTTTACAGGCTCTATAACAAATAA